The following coding sequences are from one Hymenobacter sp. DG25A window:
- a CDS encoding alpha/beta hydrolase-fold protein, with amino-acid sequence MNPLLALSALLLMVSSAQAQVTFKLTVVPASTPANDIIYLAGSFNGWNPGSTALAKNPDGTYQITLPKSTGAIEFKLTRGSWDKAETDARNNDVANRTYTFGAAPATVELQVQNWKDLGGGTAACASTALQPNVQVVSANFAMPELNGRTRRVLIYLPNDYATTARRYPVLYLHDGQNVFDKCTSYSGEWGVDEALSQLQQAGQDPTGAIVVAVDNGDNSRLDEYSPWRNVKYKAGGEGDKYVDFMAQTLKPYIDAHFRTLTGREYTGLAGSSMGGLISVYAALKYPEIYSKVGVFSPAFWFVKDPLFEYVRKTGYKRPTKFYFTSGTTEDETMVPLMAAMRDSLQKLGFAAADMSFKPLEDGKHAEWFWKREFPAAYQWLFPAAMPTATKSSRPALAFSAYPNPAQQQLAIQLPATVKDAKVEILDGTGRQIAKAKVRSGGTVDVSRLAKGWYVLRVAAGKEVGSQAFMKQ; translated from the coding sequence ATGAATCCCCTATTGGCCCTTTCGGCCCTATTGCTCATGGTATCCAGCGCGCAAGCGCAGGTTACTTTTAAGCTTACCGTCGTTCCCGCCAGCACCCCCGCCAATGATATTATTTATCTAGCGGGCTCTTTTAATGGCTGGAACCCCGGCAGCACCGCCCTGGCGAAGAACCCGGATGGCACCTATCAGATAACCCTGCCTAAAAGCACCGGCGCCATAGAGTTTAAGCTTACCCGGGGCTCCTGGGACAAAGCCGAAACCGATGCCAGGAACAACGACGTAGCCAACCGCACTTATACCTTTGGGGCCGCCCCCGCCACAGTAGAGCTGCAGGTACAGAACTGGAAAGACCTGGGGGGCGGCACTGCCGCCTGCGCCAGCACCGCCCTGCAACCCAATGTGCAGGTAGTCAGCGCCAACTTTGCTATGCCCGAGTTGAACGGCCGCACCCGCCGCGTCCTGATTTATTTGCCTAATGATTATGCTACCACCGCGCGCCGCTACCCGGTGCTGTACCTGCACGATGGGCAGAATGTGTTTGATAAATGCACCAGCTACTCCGGGGAGTGGGGCGTAGATGAAGCCCTGAGCCAATTGCAGCAGGCGGGCCAGGATCCAACGGGCGCAATCGTGGTAGCCGTGGATAACGGGGACAATTCCCGCCTGGATGAATACTCGCCCTGGCGCAATGTAAAGTATAAGGCCGGAGGAGAAGGGGATAAGTATGTCGATTTTATGGCCCAGACCCTGAAGCCTTACATTGATGCTCATTTCCGCACCCTCACGGGCCGCGAGTATACCGGCCTGGCCGGTAGCAGCATGGGCGGATTGATTTCCGTTTACGCCGCTCTGAAGTACCCGGAGATATACAGCAAAGTGGGGGTGTTTTCGCCGGCTTTCTGGTTTGTCAAAGACCCACTGTTTGAATACGTGCGCAAAACCGGCTATAAACGGCCTACCAAGTTCTACTTCACATCTGGGACCACCGAAGACGAAACCATGGTGCCGCTCATGGCCGCTATGCGCGACTCCTTACAAAAGCTGGGCTTCGCTGCCGCTGATATGAGCTTCAAGCCCCTGGAAGATGGAAAGCATGCGGAGTGGTTCTGGAAGCGGGAGTTTCCGGCGGCGTACCAGTGGCTGTTTCCGGCGGCAATGCCTACCGCTACAAAGAGTAGCCGGCCAGCGCTGGCTTTCAGCGCCTATCCTAACCCTGCTCAGCAACAGCTGGCCATTCAGCTGCCCGCTACCGTGAAAGACGCCAAAGTGGAAATTCTGGATGGTACCGGCCGCCAGATAGCCAAGGCCAAAGTGCGGAGCGGCGGCACAGTAGATGTTAGCCGATTGGCCAAAGGCTGGTACGTGCTGCGCGTAGCGGCGGGCAAGGAGGTTGGCTCCCAGGCTTTTATGAAGCAGTAG